A region of Paenibacillus thiaminolyticus DNA encodes the following proteins:
- the rpmB gene encoding 50S ribosomal protein L28, protein MARKCYVTGKKPGSGNHRSHANNKSRRSWGVNVQKVRILVDGKPKRVYVSTRALKAGKVTRV, encoded by the coding sequence ATGGCTCGCAAATGTTATGTAACGGGGAAAAAACCAGGCTCGGGTAATCACAGATCGCACGCGAACAACAAATCTCGCCGCTCTTGGGGTGTAAACGTACAAAAGGTTCGCATCTTGGTTGACGGCAAACCAAAACGCGTATACGTGAGCACGCGTGCATTGAAGGCAGGTAAAGTGACTCGCGTCTAA
- the rlmN gene encoding 23S rRNA (adenine(2503)-C(2))-methyltransferase RlmN has product MKPFIYDYTFEQLQQWLKEQGEPAFRAGQIFNWLYVKRVTSFEEMTNLSKGLRGKLDESFEFVNLKVITNLKSEDGTVKFLFGLHDDHAIETVIMRHSYGNSICVTTQVGCRVGCTFCASTLGGLKRNLTAGEIVAQVITAQKMLDETNERISSIVIMGTGEPFENYDATMAFLRTMIHERGLNIGQRHITVSTSGIVPSIYRFTDENTQINLAISIHAPNDALRSKLMPVNRRYPFIEVMEALKHYQVKTGRRITFEYALIGGVNDKVEHAEELADVLKRMEMLAHVNLIPVNYVPERNYIRTPRNDIFKFHRTLLDRGINSTIRREQGHDIAAACGQLRAKHLESNAR; this is encoded by the coding sequence ATGAAACCATTTATATACGACTATACGTTCGAGCAGCTCCAGCAATGGCTGAAGGAGCAAGGGGAGCCTGCTTTTCGGGCCGGGCAAATATTTAATTGGCTCTATGTGAAGCGGGTAACCAGCTTCGAGGAGATGACGAATTTGTCCAAGGGACTTCGCGGCAAGCTGGATGAGAGCTTCGAGTTCGTGAACTTGAAGGTGATTACGAATTTGAAGTCCGAGGACGGCACCGTCAAATTTTTGTTCGGGCTGCATGACGACCATGCGATCGAGACAGTGATCATGAGGCATAGTTACGGGAACAGCATCTGTGTCACGACTCAGGTCGGCTGCCGCGTCGGCTGCACGTTCTGCGCCTCGACGCTGGGCGGGCTGAAGCGCAATCTGACGGCGGGAGAGATCGTCGCTCAGGTCATCACGGCGCAGAAGATGCTCGACGAGACGAACGAGCGCATCAGCAGTATTGTCATTATGGGGACTGGAGAGCCGTTCGAGAATTATGACGCGACGATGGCTTTCCTGCGTACAATGATTCATGAGAGAGGGCTGAACATCGGGCAGCGTCATATTACTGTGTCGACGAGTGGCATTGTGCCGAGCATCTATCGGTTCACGGATGAGAACACGCAGATTAATCTGGCGATCTCGATCCATGCGCCGAACGATGCGCTGCGCTCGAAGCTGATGCCGGTCAACCGCCGCTATCCATTCATTGAGGTGATGGAGGCGCTGAAGCATTATCAGGTGAAGACCGGGCGCAGAATTACGTTCGAGTACGCCCTAATCGGGGGCGTGAACGACAAGGTGGAGCATGCGGAGGAGCTGGCGGATGTGCTGAAGCGGATGGAGATGCTGGCCCACGTCAATCTGATTCCGGTCAACTATGTGCCGGAGCGCAATTATATCCGCACTCCGCGCAACGATATTTTCAAGTTCCATCGCACGCTGCTGGATCGGGGCATCAACTCGACCATCCGGCGGGAGCAGGGGCATGACATTGCCGCCGCTTGCGGCCAGCTGCGTGCTAAGCATTTGGAGTCCAATGCGAGGTGA
- the rpe gene encoding ribulose-phosphate 3-epimerase, with translation MTALQTIRIAPSILSADFAKLGEEVRNVEQGGADWIHVDAMDGRFVPNLTLGPNIVQAIRPHTALPLDVHLMIVEPEKYIDAFAAAGADIITVHAEACPHLHRAVHQIKEAGARAGVAINPGTSLTAIEEVLAELDLVLIMTVNPGFGGQKFIASMTDKIRRLRQRLNELGRAETHIEVDGGITVETAPMVASAGADVLVAGSAVYGAPSREAAIQSIRESAERARQ, from the coding sequence ATGACAGCACTGCAAACGATTCGTATCGCCCCTTCTATCTTATCGGCCGACTTCGCCAAGCTGGGCGAAGAGGTTCGGAATGTGGAGCAGGGAGGCGCCGACTGGATTCATGTGGACGCGATGGACGGCCGCTTCGTGCCGAACCTGACGCTTGGACCGAACATTGTACAAGCGATCCGCCCGCATACGGCGCTGCCGCTGGACGTGCATTTGATGATTGTCGAGCCGGAGAAGTATATTGATGCATTCGCCGCCGCCGGTGCCGATATCATTACGGTGCACGCAGAAGCATGCCCTCATCTCCATCGGGCCGTCCATCAGATTAAGGAGGCCGGCGCCCGGGCGGGCGTGGCGATTAATCCGGGAACGTCACTGACGGCGATCGAAGAGGTGCTGGCAGAGCTTGATCTGGTCCTTATCATGACGGTGAATCCGGGATTCGGCGGACAGAAGTTCATCGCTTCGATGACGGACAAAATCCGCCGTCTTCGCCAACGGCTGAACGAGCTCGGACGGGCAGAGACTCACATCGAAGTTGACGGCGGGATTACGGTCGAGACGGCCCCAATGGTCGCTTCGGCAGGTGCGGATGTGCTCGTGGCCGGCAGTGCGGTCTACGGAGCGCCAAGCCGGGAAGCGGCCATTCAGTCTATCCGTGAATCCGCGGAGCGAGCGCGGCAATGA
- a CDS encoding Stp1/IreP family PP2C-type Ser/Thr phosphatase, which produces MKAVHRSDVGRVRAVNEDRAYVSELANGYDIAVVADGMGGHQAGDIASRLAVETVVSELAALPQQLEDQQLAGALEDAILRANHTIFHIASQDEKYHHMGTTIVAVLFPSGHTSGYIGHIGDSRAYRIGRRGIVQLTEDHTLVNELVKSGQIGPEEAERHPRRNVLVRALGTDEQVKVDIIPVEYGEDDTLLLCSDGLTSMVDEDHIWSTVIDPSLPLSARADRLLSQALEAGGDDNVTVVLLEHPDAGKEE; this is translated from the coding sequence ATGAAAGCTGTGCATCGTTCCGATGTTGGACGCGTGCGCGCAGTCAATGAAGATCGGGCCTATGTGTCCGAGCTGGCGAACGGCTATGATATCGCTGTCGTCGCGGACGGCATGGGCGGTCATCAAGCAGGCGATATCGCGAGCCGCCTGGCGGTAGAGACTGTAGTCTCCGAGCTAGCGGCCCTGCCGCAGCAGCTGGAGGACCAGCAGTTGGCGGGAGCGTTGGAAGACGCGATTTTGCGTGCCAATCACACGATATTCCATATTGCATCCCAGGACGAGAAGTACCACCACATGGGAACGACCATTGTGGCGGTGCTGTTTCCGTCTGGGCATACGAGCGGATACATAGGCCATATCGGCGACAGCCGAGCCTATCGAATCGGCCGGCGGGGGATCGTTCAGCTGACGGAGGACCATACGCTCGTCAATGAACTGGTCAAAAGCGGCCAGATTGGCCCGGAGGAGGCGGAGCGCCATCCGCGGCGCAACGTACTGGTGCGGGCGCTCGGCACGGATGAGCAGGTAAAGGTGGATATTATCCCGGTGGAGTACGGCGAAGACGATACGCTGCTGCTGTGCAGCGACGGCTTGACCAGCATGGTGGATGAGGACCATATCTGGAGCACGGTCATCGACCCGTCGCTCCCGTTGTCGGCGCGGGCAGACCGGCTGCTTAGCCAGGCGCTGGAGGCCGGCGGAGACGACAACGTTACGGTCGTGCTGCTGGAGCATCCTGATGCCGGGAAGGAGGAGTGA
- the pknB gene encoding Stk1 family PASTA domain-containing Ser/Thr kinase gives MIGTTLAGRYEITARIGGGGMALVYKALDNLLNRYVAVKVLRQQFVHDEEFIQRFRREAQSAASLSHPNVVSIYDVGQEDDTHYIVMEYVEGHNLNEIIQQRAPLQVEEAVRIASQICDALDHAHQNRIIHRDIKPHNILIGRNGRVKVTDFGIARAVTSSTITQTGSVVGSVHYFSPEHAKGISAGEKSDLYSLGIVLYQMLTGRLPFLGESPISVALKHLQEPFEEPRKVNPHIPQSVENIILKSMRKNPAERYQSAAEMLRDLETSLSPDRAHEAKVMFAQRKVYEDPEETRVMPAIRAQEREERQPSDTYPGVAPAPAAAAVAAGREPAKPAQKGWVKPTVWIGATLLFLGILIGVVFYVKSLLVVKDVVMPNVIKMTEQEALNKLAALKIEVEDPIVREPKEGFEKGVVFEQSKPEGTRVKEGSSVRLYVSEGTPYIQMDDYTGKPSELVIQQLIEIGFDSSRITKEPVFDDEAEPGTVVGTTPAAGEKVDPRNASVKLLVSKGKETFGMPNLVGATKEEAIAKIEASGLKLAKDGIIEEPSYEQPAGRVFKQQPFEPNDPVSKGSEVRIYVSSGYPPEALRYTFPLPVAPEENGKTSTIRIVYTDATGENKEWGTQKITSSQIFYVELVLAPNKDGVVLLYRDGQFLDTYTVSYTDAKQGTVQIPPVIDDPSARQGQEVEGEIQGQSEGEGEGQEEGGGINPDE, from the coding sequence GTGATAGGAACAACACTTGCCGGAAGGTATGAGATTACCGCCCGAATCGGCGGGGGCGGAATGGCTCTCGTCTATAAGGCATTGGATAATCTGTTGAACCGTTATGTCGCGGTCAAAGTGCTGCGCCAGCAGTTCGTGCATGACGAGGAGTTTATCCAGCGCTTTCGGCGAGAGGCCCAGTCTGCCGCTTCGCTGAGCCACCCGAACGTGGTCAGCATTTACGATGTCGGCCAAGAGGACGACACGCATTATATTGTGATGGAGTATGTGGAAGGGCATAATCTGAACGAGATTATACAGCAGCGTGCTCCGCTGCAGGTTGAGGAAGCGGTGCGGATCGCGTCTCAAATATGCGATGCGCTCGACCATGCCCATCAGAATCGGATTATTCATAGAGATATTAAGCCTCATAATATACTGATCGGCCGCAACGGCCGGGTAAAAGTAACGGACTTCGGCATCGCGCGGGCCGTTACGTCATCGACCATTACCCAGACGGGATCGGTCGTTGGCTCGGTGCATTATTTTTCGCCGGAGCATGCGAAAGGAATCTCGGCGGGAGAAAAGTCCGATCTGTATTCTCTCGGCATCGTGCTCTACCAGATGCTGACCGGCAGACTGCCGTTTTTGGGCGAGAGCCCGATCAGTGTCGCGCTCAAGCATTTGCAGGAGCCGTTCGAGGAACCGCGCAAGGTCAATCCGCATATTCCGCAAAGCGTGGAAAATATTATTTTGAAGTCAATGCGTAAAAATCCGGCTGAGCGGTACCAGTCCGCAGCGGAAATGCTGCGCGATCTGGAAACCAGCCTGTCTCCGGATCGGGCGCATGAAGCGAAGGTGATGTTCGCCCAGCGCAAAGTGTACGAGGACCCGGAAGAAACCCGCGTCATGCCAGCCATTCGGGCTCAGGAGCGGGAGGAGCGGCAGCCTTCGGACACGTATCCCGGAGTGGCGCCCGCACCCGCAGCCGCCGCAGTGGCGGCCGGCAGGGAACCGGCCAAGCCGGCGCAGAAGGGATGGGTGAAGCCGACAGTCTGGATCGGGGCCACTCTGTTGTTCCTCGGCATCCTGATTGGCGTCGTCTTTTATGTGAAAAGTCTGCTTGTCGTCAAGGATGTCGTCATGCCGAACGTCATCAAAATGACGGAGCAGGAGGCGCTGAATAAGTTGGCCGCGCTAAAAATCGAGGTCGAAGACCCGATTGTGCGCGAACCGAAGGAAGGCTTCGAGAAGGGCGTCGTCTTCGAACAGAGCAAGCCGGAGGGCACGAGAGTGAAGGAAGGTTCGAGCGTCCGGCTGTATGTGAGCGAGGGGACGCCGTATATTCAGATGGATGACTATACCGGCAAGCCTTCGGAACTTGTCATTCAGCAGCTGATCGAAATCGGCTTCGACAGCTCCCGTATCACGAAGGAGCCCGTCTTCGACGATGAAGCCGAGCCGGGAACGGTGGTTGGCACGACTCCGGCTGCCGGGGAGAAGGTTGATCCCCGCAATGCTTCGGTGAAGCTGCTGGTCAGCAAAGGCAAGGAAACGTTCGGCATGCCGAATCTCGTCGGGGCGACGAAGGAGGAAGCGATCGCCAAGATTGAAGCGAGCGGGCTGAAGCTGGCCAAGGACGGCATTATCGAGGAGCCGAGTTACGAGCAGCCGGCCGGCCGCGTATTCAAGCAGCAGCCGTTCGAGCCGAACGATCCGGTCTCCAAGGGCTCGGAGGTCCGTATTTATGTCAGCTCGGGCTACCCGCCGGAGGCGCTTCGCTATACGTTCCCGCTGCCTGTGGCTCCCGAGGAGAACGGCAAGACAAGCACGATCCGCATCGTCTATACGGACGCAACCGGAGAGAATAAAGAATGGGGTACGCAGAAAATAACATCAAGTCAAATCTTCTACGTAGAGCTCGTGCTCGCTCCGAACAAAGATGGGGTCGTACTATTGTATCGGGACGGTCAATTCCTGGATACGTATACGGTGAGCTATACCGATGCCAAGCAGGGCACGGTGCAGATACCGCCGGTCATAGACGACCCCTCGGCCAGGCAAGGGCAAGAAGTTGAAGGAGAAATTCAAGGACAAAGCGAAGGAGAAGGGGAAGGGCAAGAAGAAGGGGGAGGAATAAACCCGGACGAGTAA
- the spoVM gene encoding stage V sporulation protein SpoVM has protein sequence MKFYTFKLPKFLGGFVKAILNTFQKS, from the coding sequence ATGAAGTTTTATACGTTTAAGCTGCCGAAGTTTTTGGGAGGTTTCGTCAAGGCGATTTTAAATACGTTTCAAAAAAGCTGA
- the rsgA gene encoding ribosome small subunit-dependent GTPase A, with product MPKGLIVKALSGYYYVEEEGKRGGKTVQCRARGIFKKKGVSPLVGDRVVYSFTENGEGVVDEIEPRESELIRPPIANVSLAALVFSVTEPELNMQLLDKFLVHIEHAEVEAVILLTKWDLLDRLPEEAAARMARRMEELIALYRRIGYEVIATSAKGGFGYQGVADRLADQISVFAGQSGVGKSSLLNAMLPGVSLETNQISQRLGRGKHTTRHVELLPLPQGGYIADTPGFSQLDFLELGVEQLGWCFREFRSYASDCKFRGCTHIHEPGCRVKEAVQEGLIADSRYEHYLLFFDEMKDKRRRY from the coding sequence ATGCCTAAAGGCCTTATCGTCAAGGCGTTGAGCGGATATTATTACGTGGAGGAAGAGGGGAAGCGCGGCGGAAAGACGGTGCAGTGCCGGGCGCGCGGCATTTTCAAGAAGAAGGGCGTGTCCCCGCTGGTCGGCGACCGCGTTGTCTACTCCTTCACCGAGAACGGAGAAGGCGTGGTGGACGAGATCGAGCCGCGGGAGAGCGAGCTGATCCGGCCTCCGATCGCCAATGTATCGCTGGCGGCGCTCGTGTTCTCGGTAACGGAGCCGGAGCTGAACATGCAGCTGCTGGACAAGTTCCTCGTCCATATCGAGCATGCAGAGGTGGAGGCAGTCATTCTGCTGACGAAGTGGGATCTGCTCGATCGGCTTCCGGAGGAGGCGGCGGCCCGTATGGCCCGGCGGATGGAAGAGTTAATCGCCCTGTACCGGCGCATCGGATACGAAGTTATCGCCACGAGCGCCAAGGGCGGATTCGGCTATCAAGGCGTGGCAGACCGGTTAGCTGATCAGATCAGCGTATTCGCCGGCCAGTCCGGCGTCGGCAAGTCCTCTCTCTTGAACGCGATGCTCCCTGGGGTGTCATTGGAGACGAACCAGATTAGCCAGCGGCTGGGCCGGGGCAAGCATACGACGCGCCACGTCGAGCTATTGCCGCTCCCGCAGGGCGGATATATCGCCGATACGCCCGGATTCAGCCAGCTTGATTTCCTTGAGCTTGGGGTGGAGCAGCTCGGCTGGTGCTTCCGTGAATTCCGAAGCTATGCGAGCGATTGCAAGTTCAGGGGCTGCACTCATATTCACGAACCGGGCTGCCGGGTGAAGGAGGCGGTTCAGGAAGGCCTGATCGCTGATTCGCGCTATGAACATTACCTGTTATTTTTCGACGAAATGAAAGACAAACGACGGAGGTACTGA
- a CDS encoding Asp23/Gls24 family envelope stress response protein, whose amino-acid sequence MAIQLDMEFGKVNISEEVVAVIAGSAAMECYGLVGMASRKQLKDGIAELLGRGNLSRGVEVRQQSDSLHIDLYIIVSYGTKISEVAHNIQAKVKYVLEHDIGLAVDQVNIFVQDVRVLS is encoded by the coding sequence ATGGCCATCCAACTCGATATGGAATTCGGCAAGGTGAACATTTCGGAAGAAGTCGTGGCGGTGATCGCCGGTTCTGCGGCTATGGAATGTTATGGACTCGTTGGAATGGCATCACGCAAGCAATTGAAGGACGGTATTGCAGAGTTGCTCGGACGGGGCAATTTGTCGCGTGGTGTCGAAGTGCGCCAACAATCCGATAGTCTACATATCGATTTATATATTATTGTGAGTTACGGAACCAAAATCTCCGAGGTGGCGCACAACATCCAAGCCAAGGTGAAGTATGTACTTGAACATGACATCGGTCTCGCAGTGGACCAAGTGAACATCTTTGTACAGGACGTACGCGTACTAAGCTAG